In the Setaria italica strain Yugu1 chromosome VI, Setaria_italica_v2.0, whole genome shotgun sequence genome, one interval contains:
- the LOC101776667 gene encoding methyltransferase-like protein 13, with amino-acid sequence MTGGAAASQAYGEAWYWDERYRKEAGPFDWYQKYPALAPLLRLYVQPHHRLLLVGCGNSVFGENMVDDGYQDVVNIDISSVVIEQMKKKYHDKPHLKYMKMDVKNMSDFESGSFEAVIDKGTLDSIMCGQNSQENATKMLEEVNRILKENGVYMLITYGDPSYRLRLLKDMENWTVKLHVIERWERSANQDKWELTKPLPLDDDNASVVSVLGPKPDVHYIYVCVKGNDGARADSSAGEVVD; translated from the exons ATgacgggaggcgcggcggcgtcgcagGCGTACGGGGAGGCGTGGTACTGGGACGAGCGGTACCGCAAGGAGGCCGGGCCCTTCGACTGGTACCAGAAGTACCCGGCCCTCGCGCCGCTGCTACGCCTCTACGTCCAGCCGCaccaccggctcctcctcgtcgggTGCGGGAATTCCG TCTTTGGTGAAAACATGGTTGATGATGGTTATCAAGACGTTGTCAACATTGATATATCTTCAGTGGTTATTGAGCAAATGAAGAAGAAATACCATGACAAGCCTCACCTTAAAT ACATGAAGATGGATGTAAAGAACATGTCTGATTTTGAGTCTGGTTCATTTGAAGCAGTTATTGACAAAG GAACCCTAGATTCTATTATG TGTGGCCAAAATTCACAAGAGAATGCAACGAAAATGCTAGAGGAGGTCAACAG AATCCTTAAGGAAAATGGTGTCTACATGCTG ATCACTTATGGGGATCCAAGTTACCGATTACGTCTCCTGAAGGACATGGAAAATTGGACGGTAAAGCTCCATGTCATAG AAAGATGGGAGAGAAGCGCAAATCAGGATAAATGGGAACTGACAAAACCATTGCCTTTAGACGATGACAACGCATCAGTAGTTTCAGTTCTAGGACCGAAACCTGATGTTCACTACATCTATGTCTGTGTAAAG GGCAACGATGGTGCAAGGGCGGATTCTAGTGCTGGAGAAGTCGTCGACTAG